A section of the Pseudomonas fluorescens genome encodes:
- a CDS encoding efflux RND transporter periplasmic adaptor subunit, with the protein MLRRRMLIMLAVVLLIVLLLGGFKAFSIYRQIQVFSAPKPPISVAVATAVEQPWQQRLPAVGTLKALQGVNLALEIAGTVKDVQFESGQKVKAGQPLVQLDSAVEDALLQTAVADLGLAQLDYGRGSQLVGSQAISKGEFDRLSAQLQKNKATVNQLKASLAKKHIVAPFSGTIGIRQVDVGDYLASGTVIATLQDLSSLYVDFYVPEQLVPRLAVGQGVQVQVSAYPKQTFPGTLSAINPKVESSTRNVRVRATLANPDNKLLPGMFSSLQVLLPNPQVQVVVPESAITYTLYGNSAYVVVQKKTADGSLEKDAGGQPILIAERRFIETGERRDGLVLVTKGLSGGEQVVSAGQIKLDTGAHIAITPDKNLPAIPGQPSRNDGSRN; encoded by the coding sequence ATGCTGCGTCGTCGCATGCTGATCATGTTGGCCGTTGTGCTGCTAATCGTCCTGCTGTTGGGGGGCTTCAAGGCCTTCTCCATTTACCGGCAGATCCAGGTCTTTTCTGCGCCCAAACCGCCGATCAGCGTAGCGGTTGCCACAGCGGTCGAGCAGCCCTGGCAACAGCGCCTGCCAGCGGTGGGTACGCTCAAGGCCTTGCAAGGGGTGAACCTCGCCCTGGAGATCGCCGGCACCGTCAAGGACGTGCAGTTCGAGTCCGGGCAGAAGGTCAAGGCCGGGCAGCCACTGGTGCAACTGGACAGCGCGGTGGAAGATGCCCTGCTGCAAACCGCCGTGGCCGACCTCGGCCTGGCCCAGCTCGATTACGGGCGCGGTAGCCAACTGGTGGGCAGCCAGGCGATCTCCAAGGGCGAGTTCGACCGGCTCTCGGCGCAACTGCAAAAAAACAAGGCCACGGTCAACCAGCTCAAGGCATCCCTGGCCAAGAAACATATCGTCGCGCCGTTCAGCGGCACTATCGGCATCCGTCAGGTGGATGTCGGCGACTACCTGGCCAGCGGCACGGTCATCGCCACCTTGCAGGACCTGAGCAGCCTCTACGTGGATTTCTATGTGCCCGAGCAATTGGTGCCCAGGCTGGCTGTCGGCCAGGGGGTACAAGTGCAAGTCTCGGCCTACCCGAAACAGACCTTCCCCGGCACCCTCAGCGCCATCAACCCCAAAGTCGAAAGCAGCACCCGCAACGTGCGGGTGCGGGCGACCCTGGCCAACCCGGACAATAAACTGCTGCCGGGCATGTTCAGCAGCCTGCAAGTGTTGCTGCCCAACCCGCAGGTGCAGGTTGTGGTGCCAGAAAGTGCGATTACCTACACCCTCTACGGCAATTCAGCCTACGTGGTCGTGCAGAAAAAAACCGCGGATGGCAGCCTCGAAAAAGATGCCGGCGGCCAACCGATATTGATTGCCGAACGGCGGTTTATCGAAACCGGCGAACGGCGCGACGGCCTGGTGCTGGTGACCAAGGGCCTGAGCGGTGGCGAACAAGTGGTGAGTGCCGGGCAGATCAAGCTCGACACCGGTGCGCATATCGCCATTACCCCGGATAAGAACCTACCGGCCATCCCTGGCCAGCCTTCGCGCAACGACGGTTCAAGGAACTGA